One genomic window of Methanosalsum zhilinae DSM 4017 includes the following:
- a CDS encoding zinc ribbon domain-containing protein, with protein MIWENLLLIGQFEPSTKICNIYGYHNRKHKPGRPAMVCLNCNTNHDIDINAAINIKKFALQEQNLIGI; from the coding sequence TTGATATGGGAAAACCTTCTGCTTATTGGACAGTTTGAGCCATCAACAAAAATATGTAACATCTATGGCTACCATAACAGAAAACATAAGCCTGGAAGACCGGCAATGGTATGCCTGAACTGCAATACAAATCATGACATAGATATTAATGCTGCTATCAATATTAAGAAATTCGCTCTTCAAGAGCAGAATCTAATAGGTATATAA
- a CDS encoding PKD domain-containing protein — MINKSILKFLMLLVVLSLFALQAGANQNSEPAEYEIIIQGFEYNPSELTIYENDTVIWINMDAETHTVTADEFDSGDLQDGDSFSYTFNETGTYDYMCIYHPQMQGTVIVEAEVDDDVPPVADFTANPTSGVAPLEVTFTDNSENAVEYHWDFGDGNTSAEVNPTHTYLTPDVYTVTLTVSNEVGEDSAEETITVGHPVDDEPSPIPGFGIIFAITSLFAIAALVKKIRQK; from the coding sequence ATGATTAATAAAAGTATTTTAAAATTTTTAATGTTGCTGGTGGTACTATCTTTATTTGCATTGCAAGCAGGTGCTAACCAGAATTCAGAACCAGCTGAATATGAAATTATAATCCAGGGATTTGAGTATAATCCTTCTGAATTAACAATTTATGAAAATGATACTGTCATCTGGATCAACATGGATGCAGAGACGCATACGGTTACTGCTGATGAATTTGATTCAGGTGATTTGCAAGATGGAGACAGTTTCAGTTACACATTCAATGAAACTGGAACCTATGACTATATGTGTATCTACCATCCACAAATGCAGGGAACTGTGATTGTAGAAGCCGAAGTCGATGATGATGTGCCACCTGTTGCAGACTTTACTGCCAACCCTACAAGTGGTGTAGCACCGCTTGAAGTAACCTTTACCGACAATTCCGAAAATGCAGTTGAATACCACTGGGATTTTGGTGATGGTAATACATCAGCAGAAGTCAACCCAACGCATACATACCTAACACCGGATGTCTATACTGTTACACTTACAGTAAGCAACGAAGTTGGAGAAGATTCTGCTGAGGAAACAATTACAGTTGGACATCCAGTAGATGATGAGCCTTCACCAATACCGGGTTTTGGAATAATATTTGCTATTACAAGCTTATTTGCTATTGCAGCTCTGGTTAAAAAAATAAGGCAAAAATAA
- a CDS encoding LiaF transmembrane domain-containing protein: MVKISSQVLLGILVLLLGILLLIRNLEIYDTGQLLQYIPSLFILLGVYILIKSRFTSITGPVIIILIATFVQLLVLEIVTWGTLITWWPIIFILIGLDILLKRKRRSSTPKRSDQKVDITAVFDEVNLSNNSPDFKGGNISVVLGDSELDLKDAEIGSSPAKINVTVLLGEADIIVPEDWQVEMDLINILGDIYDKRPNRSGDKEVSTEKPDLIITGTVILGDFSIKDK; the protein is encoded by the coding sequence ATGGTTAAAATCTCATCTCAAGTATTGCTGGGCATTCTCGTTCTTCTTCTTGGAATTTTACTTCTGATCAGGAATCTAGAAATATATGATACAGGTCAGCTGTTGCAGTATATTCCATCACTATTTATTTTGCTGGGTGTCTATATACTTATTAAATCTAGATTTACCAGTATAACAGGCCCTGTAATTATAATACTTATAGCTACGTTTGTTCAACTGTTAGTCCTTGAAATTGTTACCTGGGGTACTCTTATCACATGGTGGCCAATTATTTTCATTCTTATAGGACTTGATATACTGCTTAAAAGAAAACGCCGTTCATCTACTCCAAAAAGAAGTGATCAGAAGGTTGACATTACTGCAGTTTTTGATGAAGTAAATCTATCAAACAACTCTCCAGATTTTAAAGGAGGAAATATAAGTGTAGTCCTGGGAGATTCTGAGCTGGATCTAAAGGATGCTGAAATTGGCTCTTCACCTGCTAAAATCAATGTTACAGTTTTACTTGGTGAAGCTGATATAATAGTTCCTGAAGACTGGCAGGTTGAAATGGATCTCATCAATATACTTGGAGATATCTATGATAAGAGGCCAAATCGTTCAGGAGATAAAGAAGTGTCAACCGAAAAACCAGACCTTATAATAACAGGAACAGTTATACTAGGCGATTTTTCAATAAAAGACAAATGA
- a CDS encoding VOC family protein, with protein sequence MQKISPHLWFDKEAVQAAEFYTGLIENSKIKDITTLQNTPSGTAETVTIELAGQEFMLLSAGPLFKFNPSISFIIACKTIEEVDSLWNKLADGGTELMPLDSYDFSEKYGWIEDKFGVSWQLIYVDDYGAMDTQKITPTLLFTGDQCGKADEAISYYTSVFSNSKIGDIYRYGPDEEPDKEGTVKHAGFVIEGQEFAAMDSALAHAFNFNEAISFIVYCKTQKEIDYYWDKLSAVPEAEQCGWLKDKFGVSWQIIPTAMKEMMKTKDPEKMKRVTEAFLKMKKFDIEELKRAYEGKI encoded by the coding sequence ATGCAAAAAATTAGTCCTCATTTATGGTTTGACAAAGAAGCTGTCCAAGCAGCTGAATTTTACACGGGCCTTATAGAGAATTCAAAGATCAAAGACATAACAACACTTCAAAATACTCCCTCCGGGACAGCTGAAACGGTTACTATTGAACTGGCAGGCCAGGAATTTATGCTGCTCTCAGCCGGTCCTCTATTCAAATTTAATCCCTCGATTTCATTCATTATTGCATGTAAAACAATAGAGGAAGTTGACTCGCTATGGAACAAACTGGCTGATGGTGGTACGGAACTTATGCCCCTGGATTCATATGATTTTAGTGAAAAATACGGATGGATCGAGGATAAATTTGGAGTTTCATGGCAATTGATTTACGTAGATGATTATGGAGCAATGGATACACAGAAAATTACTCCAACGCTTTTGTTTACTGGTGATCAGTGTGGAAAAGCAGATGAGGCAATCAGCTATTACACATCTGTTTTCAGTAATTCAAAAATTGGTGATATTTATCGATATGGTCCAGATGAGGAACCTGACAAAGAAGGAACAGTCAAACACGCTGGATTCGTAATAGAAGGTCAGGAATTTGCGGCTATGGATAGTGCTCTGGCCCATGCTTTTAATTTTAATGAAGCCATTTCATTCATCGTCTACTGCAAGACACAGAAAGAAATTGATTACTACTGGGATAAATTATCGGCTGTTCCTGAAGCCGAACAGTGCGGCTGGCTCAAAGATAAATTTGGAGTTTCGTGGCAAATTATTCCTACTGCCATGAAAGAAATGATGAAGACTAAAGATCCAGAAAAAATGAAGAGAGTAACTGAAGCATTTCTTAAAATGAAAAAATTTGATATTGAAGAATTAAAACGAGCATACGAAGGAAAAATCTAA
- a CDS encoding GyrI-like domain-containing protein translates to MIGEAYHKIMEYMDSINVQPMDVPFVIYYSMDMENLDVEMGFIVPAKVEGKDDIRSSTIPGGREASFVHKGPYAASEQGYIKLLEWIKEQGEEVTGVSYEFYYNSPEEVPEFELLTKIVFPLT, encoded by the coding sequence ATTATAGGTGAGGCATACCATAAAATCATGGAATATATGGACTCGATCAATGTACAGCCAATGGATGTACCTTTTGTCATATATTATAGCATGGATATGGAAAACCTCGATGTTGAAATGGGATTCATCGTGCCTGCCAAAGTAGAAGGTAAGGATGATATACGGTCTAGTACAATACCAGGAGGTCGCGAAGCATCTTTCGTACACAAAGGACCGTATGCCGCAAGTGAACAGGGGTACATCAAATTGCTGGAATGGATTAAGGAACAGGGCGAGGAAGTCACTGGAGTATCATATGAATTCTATTACAATTCGCCAGAGGAGGTACCAGAATTTGAATTGTTGACAAAAATAGTATTCCCTTTAACCTAA
- a CDS encoding GLUG motif-containing protein has translation MWGIGNTKYNLLAKLVLVLSAILILLTIFLISPVSAFAGGDGSTDNPYQISNIDQLQNMKLDLSAHYVLIDNIDASDTVNWNDGAGFEPIGNTTGYHFTGSFDGNGYEITGFYINRSGTSYIGLFGYTGFGSEIKNVGLVDVDIITGQLGQSYVGALVGYNNGFIESSYATGNVDGFANVGGLAGSNSGTINNSYATGNVNGFVSVGGLVGHNNYGAIENSYATGNVEGNFYVGGLVGDNRGNIENSYATGNVDGWDYVGGLAGSNSGTVNNSYATGGVEGSNWIGGLVGDNRGNIEKSYATGNVNGFANVGGLVGQSRDDGAIITSYATGNVDGSWSVGGLVGNNRGNIENSYATGNVDGWWDYIGGLVGWNSGTIKNSYATGNVNGNDYIGGLVGDNDGGTISNSYWNTETSGLNKSGGGDGRTTEEMTYPHANDTYVEWDFENIWIIQADINDGYPCFHHLHEIGTPNISIQKFINGEHVNEPPGPVIHLGSIIEWKFNVTNNGNVQLTNITVVDDKLGIICEIDELEPGESKVCIVTDQASAKQQMNTVTVTGWYDEIEMLQDTDSAYYFGYRGATSADVPTASGIITVLFIGFFSLLYMRRNH, from the coding sequence ATGTGGGGAATTGGGAATACAAAATATAATTTACTTGCTAAATTGGTACTAGTGCTATCTGCAATACTGATATTATTAACTATATTTTTAATAAGCCCAGTATCAGCATTTGCAGGTGGCGATGGTTCAACAGACAATCCATATCAGATATCTAACATTGATCAACTGCAAAACATGAAATTAGATCTATCTGCGCATTATGTTCTAATTGATAATATTGATGCATCTGATACTGTGAACTGGAATGATGGTGCTGGATTTGAGCCGATAGGTAATACTACTGGTTATCATTTCACTGGCTCATTTGATGGTAATGGTTATGAGATTACTGGATTTTATATTAATAGGTCTGGTACAAGTTATATTGGACTATTTGGATATACTGGCTTTGGTTCAGAAATTAAAAATGTTGGATTAGTTGATGTAGATATTATAACAGGCCAACTAGGCCAAAGTTATGTGGGTGCATTGGTTGGTTATAATAATGGATTTATTGAAAGTTCATATGCAACTGGGAATGTTGATGGTTTTGCTAATGTTGGAGGACTTGCTGGGTCGAATTCAGGCACAATAAACAATTCATATGCAACTGGAAATGTAAACGGTTTTGTTAGTGTTGGTGGACTTGTTGGACACAATAATTATGGTGCAATTGAAAATTCATATGCGACCGGAAATGTTGAAGGTAATTTTTATGTTGGTGGACTGGTTGGAGATAATCGAGGAAACATTGAAAATTCATATGCAACTGGAAATGTTGATGGTTGGGATTATGTCGGTGGACTTGCTGGGTCGAATTCAGGTACAGTAAACAATTCATATGCAACAGGAGGTGTTGAAGGCTCTAATTGGATCGGTGGACTGGTTGGAGATAATCGAGGAAACATCGAAAAATCATATGCAACTGGAAATGTAAATGGTTTTGCTAATGTTGGTGGACTGGTTGGTCAAAGTCGTGATGATGGAGCAATTATTACTTCATATGCAACTGGAAATGTTGACGGGAGTTGGTCTGTCGGTGGGTTGGTTGGAAATAACCGAGGAAACATCGAAAACTCATATGCAACTGGAAATGTTGATGGTTGGTGGGATTATATTGGTGGACTGGTTGGTTGGAATAGTGGAACTATTAAGAATTCATATGCAACTGGAAATGTAAATGGTAATGATTATATCGGTGGACTGGTTGGAGATAATGATGGTGGTACAATTAGCAATTCATATTGGAACACCGAAACATCGGGACTTAATAAATCAGGCGGTGGAGATGGTCGTACAACAGAAGAAATGACGTATCCACATGCAAACGATACTTATGTTGAATGGGATTTTGAAAATATCTGGATCATACAAGCAGATATTAATGATGGATATCCATGTTTCCATCACTTACATGAAATTGGAACACCAAACATCAGTATTCAAAAATTTATCAATGGTGAACATGTGAATGAACCACCAGGACCGGTAATTCATCTGGGAAGTATTATCGAATGGAAATTCAATGTTACAAACAATGGTAATGTTCAACTTACAAATATTACAGTAGTTGATGATAAACTTGGTATTATCTGTGAAATCGATGAACTTGAACCAGGTGAATCAAAGGTATGTATAGTGACAGATCAAGCATCTGCTAAACAACAGATGAATACCGTTACAGTAACTGGATGGTATGATGAGATAGAAATGCTGCAAGATACTGATTCTGCATACTACTTTGGATATAGGGGTGCGACAAGTGCTGATGTTCCAACTGCTTCGGGTATAATTACAGTCTTATTTATAGGATTTTTCTCATTGTTATATATGAGAAGGAATCATTGA
- a CDS encoding helix-turn-helix transcriptional regulator — protein sequence MKKSLIDVLFMSEKRKKVLLLLIEEPKEMKHLLKSINTTRQALLPQMRLLEEHHLIVQCNGKYELTTVGNLIVNEMIPLLNTIEVFDNNIDYWGTRNLKIIPKRFLKRTSELKGCKMIEPSLVDIFEANKDFIKNAQKSSSLYFIFTFMHPSLLPLAIQLVNNDIDISVIINKDMLQKIESELSNEFNQLIKTGKIKFYLYQEEIGILSLALSDDYLVLRLFSKTYFGNNKFSNEHVFCSTSQAHQWGEDLFSYYLKNSTLIAEI from the coding sequence ATGAAGAAATCATTAATTGATGTTTTGTTCATGTCTGAGAAGAGAAAAAAAGTTCTTCTATTGTTAATAGAAGAACCCAAAGAAATGAAACATCTTCTCAAATCTATTAATACTACCAGACAAGCTTTGCTTCCCCAGATGAGACTATTAGAAGAACACCATCTTATAGTTCAGTGTAACGGTAAATATGAACTAACTACAGTTGGAAATTTAATAGTCAATGAAATGATTCCTTTATTAAATACTATTGAGGTATTTGATAATAATATTGACTACTGGGGAACTCGAAATCTTAAAATCATACCAAAAAGATTTTTGAAAAGAACAAGCGAATTAAAAGGATGTAAAATGATAGAACCCAGTTTGGTGGATATATTCGAGGCTAATAAAGATTTTATTAAAAATGCTCAAAAATCCAGTTCATTATATTTTATATTTACTTTTATGCATCCCAGTTTATTACCACTTGCAATTCAACTTGTTAATAATGATATTGACATTTCGGTCATCATTAACAAAGATATGCTGCAAAAGATTGAATCTGAATTGTCTAATGAATTTAATCAGCTCATTAAAACTGGGAAAATTAAGTTTTATTTGTATCAGGAAGAGATTGGAATTTTATCCTTAGCACTAAGTGATGATTACTTAGTTTTAAGATTATTCTCTAAAACTTATTTTGGTAATAACAAATTCAGTAATGAACATGTCTTTTGCTCTACTTCACAAGCACATCAATGGGGTGAAGACCTTTTCAGTTATTACTTGAAAAACTCAACACTGATAGCTGAAATCTGA
- a CDS encoding transposase: MKKRGEPTAYNGHKKRNGIKIHACVTCDGFSLAIIILPGNEHDSKRFIEVMDSIKLKSSRRPRTRPLEVLADSAYDNKDIREYLRSRSIKNNIPVNPRNLKKIPRGRPTRFEYESYHKRGAIEKLFGWLKKDLEK, encoded by the coding sequence ATCAAAAAAAGGGGAGAACCAACCGCCTACAACGGCCACAAGAAACGAAATGGAATAAAAATACATGCATGTGTAACCTGTGACGGTTTTTCTCTTGCAATTATCATTTTACCAGGAAATGAACATGATAGTAAAAGGTTCATTGAAGTAATGGATAGCATTAAATTAAAATCCAGTAGAAGACCACGAACAAGACCCTTAGAAGTTCTTGCAGATTCTGCATATGACAATAAGGATATTCGTGAATATCTCAGATCAAGATCAATAAAGAACAATATACCAGTAAATCCAAGAAACCTGAAAAAGATTCCAAGAGGTAGACCTACCCGGTTTGAATACGAATCGTATCATAAAAGAGGTGCAATAGAGAAATTATTTGGATGGCTGAAAAAAGATTTAGAAAAATAG
- a CDS encoding archaellin/type IV pilin N-terminal domain-containing protein, with protein MKANRCTHLNEDKSAQVGIGTLIIFIAMVLVAAVAAAVLIQTSGVLQQRAQQTGAEATREVSSNLDVKNIEGIRAANGTGDNVNLSGTIDLLRLQIGLQAGSSPVDMNQVVVTISDGSHTNTLRYLNETVLKDNHKENIENIIKNHSTEFFALNDIRDHDNSFNQKNPVINTGDLINMYISTAYSDVTHNHELSIDSAEVDEGTEISDSKLKLSPRTHVEIMLIPEAGALTHANFVTPSTYGVNNIVKMYP; from the coding sequence ATGAAAGCAAATAGATGCACACATCTGAACGAAGATAAGAGTGCACAGGTAGGTATCGGTACACTCATTATCTTCATTGCAATGGTGCTTGTAGCAGCCGTTGCAGCCGCAGTACTGATCCAGACCTCTGGTGTACTGCAGCAGAGAGCACAACAGACAGGTGCTGAGGCAACTCGGGAAGTATCATCTAACCTTGATGTCAAAAATATTGAAGGAATTAGGGCGGCAAATGGTACAGGTGACAATGTTAACTTATCAGGAACAATTGATCTATTAAGACTACAAATAGGCCTTCAGGCTGGGAGTTCTCCAGTTGATATGAACCAAGTTGTGGTCACGATTAGTGATGGGAGTCATACAAATACACTTAGATACCTCAATGAAACTGTATTGAAAGATAATCATAAAGAGAACATAGAAAATATAATCAAAAATCATTCAACTGAGTTCTTTGCCCTCAATGATATTCGAGACCATGATAATTCATTTAATCAGAAAAATCCTGTAATAAATACTGGCGATCTTATTAACATGTATATCTCAACAGCCTATTCTGATGTCACCCACAACCATGAGTTGTCAATTGATTCTGCAGAGGTAGATGAAGGGACTGAGATTTCAGATTCTAAACTGAAATTGTCTCCAAGAACGCATGTTGAGATTATGCTGATTCCAGAAGCTGGTGCCCTTACACATGCAAACTTTGTTACTCCGTCTACATATGGTGTTAACAATATCGTTAAAATGTATCCATAA
- a CDS encoding ATP-binding protein, with product MVAIIDPDKCNGYTLCADACPVDAITIREDDIAIVDPDICTDCGECVDACPVGAITIK from the coding sequence ATGGTAGCAATAATAGATCCCGATAAATGCAATGGATATACACTGTGTGCTGATGCATGCCCCGTTGATGCAATTACGATCCGCGAGGATGACATTGCGATTGTTGATCCAGATATATGCACAGATTGCGGAGAATGTGTCGATGCATGTCCTGTAGGTGCAATTACAATAAAATAA
- a CDS encoding YihY/virulence factor BrkB family protein, which produces MKEIKNIAIKTVQKWKDNEGITYSAALSFMVLMSLPALFLFVLSISSFFLREKVIQESIIQYISPVATESAIELLYLLFQQIPDTDIISLSLLISFILFLWIASNLFIQFQKTINRMWDVSYESNSWYDKVIRKRKAAFVAVFIFTFLVVMATAFEVLFFSISPQLKQFLPISSWLIQLISSAFNFLILVLFLVYLYRVLPDTKMDYRYIVPGCFFTAVLITLGKYAFSLYLRYSSPAGLYGSIGSLIAIFLWIYLFSIIITIMVEFTKVYADYEKENKI; this is translated from the coding sequence ATGAAAGAAATAAAAAATATTGCTATAAAAACAGTGCAAAAATGGAAAGATAATGAGGGTATTACTTACAGTGCTGCACTTTCATTTATGGTATTGATGAGTCTTCCGGCATTGTTTTTATTCGTATTATCTATCAGCAGCTTCTTTTTAAGAGAAAAGGTTATCCAGGAATCAATTATACAATATATTTCCCCAGTTGCAACTGAATCAGCAATTGAATTATTATATTTACTTTTCCAACAGATACCGGATACTGACATTATTTCTTTGAGTCTGTTAATAAGCTTTATTTTATTTTTGTGGATAGCGAGCAATCTATTCATACAGTTTCAGAAGACCATTAATCGCATGTGGGATGTATCTTATGAGAGCAACAGCTGGTATGATAAGGTTATAAGAAAAAGGAAAGCTGCTTTTGTTGCAGTATTCATATTTACGTTCCTGGTTGTGATGGCAACTGCTTTTGAGGTTCTATTTTTCAGCATTTCACCACAACTTAAACAATTTTTACCAATATCCTCCTGGTTAATACAGCTCATAAGTTCAGCATTTAATTTTTTAATCCTTGTACTCTTTTTAGTTTATCTTTACAGAGTACTTCCTGATACAAAAATGGATTACAGGTATATTGTACCAGGATGTTTTTTTACAGCAGTCCTTATTACATTGGGAAAATATGCTTTTAGTCTGTACCTCAGGTATTCCAGTCCTGCAGGATTGTATGGTAGTATAGGCTCATTAATTGCGATTTTCCTCTGGATATACCTGTTCTCGATTATTATAACGATCATGGTGGAATTTACAAAAGTATATGCAGATTATGAAAAGGAAAATAAAATATAA
- a CDS encoding metallophosphoesterase family protein: MKILAIADPHGNYSKISPIIEKAGKVDLVLIAGDITNFGPDENASELIGMFQVPVMAVPGNCDMESILNTLERSDAISLHNKHKCIDNITFIGLGGSNPTPFNTPFELDEEEIEQKLLDLIASAKLNSASKYRILLSHAPPHETLDSVGTNHVGSRSIRNVLDQFDLVVCAHIHESRGVMKHNETFILNPGMACEGYAALIYIDDKTETKDIQIELIEA, from the coding sequence ATGAAAATTCTTGCAATTGCAGATCCCCATGGAAATTATTCAAAGATCAGTCCTATTATTGAAAAGGCAGGTAAAGTTGATCTGGTACTGATAGCAGGTGATATTACAAACTTTGGTCCCGATGAAAATGCAAGCGAGCTCATTGGAATGTTTCAGGTGCCTGTAATGGCAGTACCAGGTAACTGTGATATGGAAAGCATACTTAATACCCTTGAAAGGTCAGATGCTATCAGCCTGCATAACAAGCATAAATGTATTGACAATATAACATTCATCGGTCTTGGAGGATCAAATCCAACACCATTCAATACACCATTCGAACTTGATGAGGAAGAGATCGAACAAAAGCTATTAGATCTGATAGCTTCAGCAAAATTAAATTCTGCCAGCAAATACCGGATTCTTCTCAGCCATGCCCCTCCACATGAAACACTGGATAGCGTTGGAACAAATCATGTCGGAAGCCGCTCCATTCGAAATGTTCTTGACCAATTTGATCTTGTTGTGTGTGCCCATATCCATGAATCCAGAGGAGTTATGAAGCATAATGAAACATTTATCCTGAATCCGGGAATGGCATGTGAAGGATATGCAGCCCTTATATATATAGATGATAAAACAGAAACAAAAGATATACAGATAGAACTTATAGAAGCCTGA
- a CDS encoding MgtC/SapB family protein has translation MLIGILIGIEREHWRSEKKVYAGVRTFAITAISGTIATIISEVVGIEILFIATFFVAMVCLLMIYSINVLQQGSGLTSGIALFSTYLLGILVAKEYFLFSIIVAIVITFLLIEKRHLHTFAENLTEKEILGAVQFLAVSFILYPILPQEPVFGVINLRSVIMIVLLVSTISFISYIFLKKFGPHGGIPYSGFFGGFVSSEATTGALSSLSRVKEGLINSLFVGILLANLAMLVSNLIIAFIVDTSGRTTLMMLPPHLIMIAVSIYIIKKQRLAPTSLKETIDLESPFALKPAFKFGLIFMVLMVTADVANQVAGPAGIYATALGGIISSSAVTASVASLAIQGHISYIAAAETAVTASIISTFSKILFVRSTGTIELFKSSKSTFLLIGAAGVASLVIWGYLLRFSI, from the coding sequence TTGCTAATAGGCATTCTGATCGGAATTGAACGGGAGCACTGGAGGAGTGAGAAAAAGGTATACGCAGGTGTTAGAACATTTGCAATTACAGCAATAAGTGGAACAATTGCAACCATAATATCAGAAGTGGTGGGAATTGAGATACTGTTCATAGCTACTTTTTTTGTTGCAATGGTCTGCCTTCTAATGATATATTCCATAAACGTTTTGCAGCAGGGATCGGGGCTGACAAGCGGTATAGCCCTCTTCTCAACCTATCTTCTTGGAATACTCGTTGCCAAGGAATATTTTCTTTTCTCTATAATAGTTGCTATTGTTATAACATTTCTGCTGATAGAAAAAAGGCACCTTCATACCTTTGCAGAGAATCTGACTGAAAAAGAGATACTTGGTGCTGTCCAGTTTTTGGCTGTATCTTTTATATTGTATCCGATACTACCTCAAGAACCTGTATTTGGTGTTATCAATCTAAGATCTGTGATAATGATCGTATTACTGGTATCCACAATAAGTTTCATAAGCTACATATTCCTTAAAAAATTCGGTCCTCACGGAGGAATACCATATTCTGGATTTTTTGGAGGTTTTGTTAGCAGTGAAGCCACAACCGGAGCACTTTCTTCCCTTTCAAGAGTAAAAGAGGGACTTATCAATTCATTGTTTGTAGGAATCCTGCTGGCAAATCTGGCAATGCTTGTAAGTAATCTTATAATTGCATTCATTGTTGATACCAGCGGAAGAACAACCCTGATGATGTTGCCACCTCATCTGATTATGATAGCAGTTTCAATATATATCATAAAAAAGCAAAGACTCGCACCTACTTCACTTAAAGAAACAATTGATCTTGAATCACCATTTGCACTAAAACCTGCATTTAAGTTTGGTTTGATATTTATGGTTCTGATGGTAACTGCAGATGTAGCAAACCAGGTTGCAGGTCCTGCCGGAATATATGCAACTGCTCTTGGAGGAATCATTAGCAGTTCTGCAGTAACGGCATCTGTTGCATCCCTTGCGATCCAGGGACATATATCCTATATTGCTGCAGCTGAAACAGCAGTTACAGCAAGCATAATAAGTACATTCAGTAAAATATTATTTGTCCGTTCAACAGGTACCATTGAGTTGTTCAAAAGCTCAAAAAGTACATTTCTGCTAATAGGAGCTGCAGGTGTGGCCTCGCTTGTCATATGGGGATACCTGTTAAGATTTTCAATATAA